The proteins below come from a single Myripristis murdjan chromosome 10, fMyrMur1.1, whole genome shotgun sequence genomic window:
- the LOC115366701 gene encoding N-lysine methyltransferase KMT5A-A-like — protein MFIFCFTGRGVFAKSPICKGYFVLEYRGDIINDAESQRRKRVYHESCAAFMFAFKWRGKIWCIDASREDGSFGRLVNDEHRHPNCKMKKIEVNGNPHLCLFALSDIKEGEEITCDYGGEDCPWRTQVTSITASTKEVHDSHSSLQSNTQMDNAPLQTTTSSTASTMEACKVYSSLMDDSPLPCSCSNDQQHSQYHGGA, from the exons ATGTTTATCTTTTGTTTTACAGGACGTGGTGTATTTGCAAAGTCTCCAATTTGCAAGGGATATTTTGTTCTTGAATATAGAGGAGATATCATAAATGATGCAGAATcccagagaagaaaaagagtttACCACGAGTCATGTGCTGCATTTATGTTTGCCTTCaagtggagaggaaaaatatGGTG TATTGATGCCTCGAGAGAAGATGGATCATTTGGCCGACTAGTGAATGATGAACACAGACATCCAAACTGTAAGATGAAAAAGATTGAAGTAAACGGAAACCCACACCTTTGTTTATTTGCCCTGAGCGATAttaaagaaggagaggaaattaCCTGTGACTATGGAGGTGAAGACTGCCCATGGAGAACACAA GTGACCAGCATCACAGCCAGTACCAAGGAGGTGCATGACAGCCATTCTTCCCTGCAGTCAAACACTCAGATGGACAATGCTCCACTTCAAACG ACgaccagcagcacagccagTACCATGGAGGCATGTAAGGTCTATTCTTCCCTTATGGATGACTCTCCTCTGCCCTGCTCCTGCTCAAACG accagcagcacagccagTACCATGG